The following are encoded together in the Gavia stellata isolate bGavSte3 chromosome 23, bGavSte3.hap2, whole genome shotgun sequence genome:
- the GPCPD1 gene encoding glycerophosphocholine phosphodiesterase GPCPD1 isoform X1: protein MTSSQVTFEVRGPSVPGEVFAICGSCSALGNWNPQVAVVLQTDDRQLWKATVELPRGVPVRYRYFKGYFLEPKTIDGPCEVIVHTWETHLQPRSITPLENEITIDDGYFGIRNGIETVDAGWLTCQTEIRLRLHYSEKPPVVISKKKFKTSRFRVKLTLEGLEEDEDDEEGQEKTSPTVPQKMANTVEFSLISNNEYKCRHSQPDCGYALQPDRWIEYTIQTMEPDNLELIFDFFEEDLGEKVVQGDVLPGHVGSACLLSSTIAELGKSAGILTLAIMSRNPRKTIGKVRVDYIIIKPIQGYTCDMKASYAKYWKPRTTLDVGHRGAGNSTTTAKLAKVQENTIASLRNAASHGAAYVEFDVHLSKDHVPIVYHDLTCCMAMKKKLDTEPLELFEIAVKELTFDQLQLLKLAHVTALKVKDHNASFKDEENSAFETQPFPSLQRVLESVSEDVGFNIEIKWICQQRDGQWDGNLSTYFDMNLFLDIILKTVLMNAGRRRIVFSSFNADICTMVRHKQNKYPVLFLTQGESKLYPELMDLRSRTTPIAITFAQFENLLGINVHSEDLLRNPSFIKRAKSKGLVIFSWGDDANDPDNRKKLREYGVHGLIYDRIYDSNPEQPNIFQVEQLERLKKELPELKSCVCPTVSHFKSISPCKCHHNCLEEKAVDNLKSVQMQKD from the exons ATGACCTCTTCTCAAGTCACTTTTGAAGTAAGAGGACCATCAGTACCAG gAGAGGTTTTTGCAATATGCGGGAGCTGCAGTGCTTTAGGAAATTGGAATCCACAAGTTGCAGTGGTCCTCCAAACTGACGATCG tcaATTATGGAAAGCTACTGTAGAGCTTCCTAGAGGAGTTCCTGTTCGGTATCGGTATTTTAAAGGGTACTTCCTAGAACCTAAG ACTATCGATGGTCCCTGCGAAGTCATAGTTCACACGTGGGAGACTCATCTACAACCACGATCAATTACCCCTTTAG aaaatgaaattacaatTGACGATGGATACTTTGGAATCCGTA ATGGTATTGAAACTGTGGATGCTGGGTGGCTGACATGCCAAACAGAAATAAGATTACGTCTGCATTATTCTGAGAAACCACCTGTAGTGATATCgaagaagaaatttaaaacatcAAGGTTTAG AGTAAAATTGACTCTAGAAGGCCTAGAGGAAGATGAGGATGACGAAGAGGGCCAAGAGAAAACATCCCCTACTGTCCCTCAAAAAATGGCAAACACCGTGGAGTTCTCCTTAATAAGTAACAATGAATATAAATGTCGACACTCTCAGCCAGACTGTGGCTATGCTTTGCAGCCAGACCGATGGATAGAATACACTATACAAACCATGGAGCCTGATAACTTGGAATtaatctttgatttttttgag gaAGATTTAGGTGAGAAAGTAGTACAAGGCGATGTGCTCCCAGGTCATGTAGGTTCTGCCTGCCTCCTGTCATCCACAATTGCAGAACTCGGAAAGAGTGCTGGAATTCTTACGCTTGCTATTATGAGCAGAAATCCAAGGAAGACAATTGGAAAAGTTAGAG TGGACTACATAATCATTAAGCCGATCCAGGGATACACTTGTGACATGAAAGCTTCATATGCAAAATACTGGAAACCAAGAACAACTCTAGATGTTGGACACAGGGGAGCAGGAAATTCTACAACAACAGCTAA ACTTGCTAAAGTTCAAGAGAACACTATTGCCTCTCTGAGGAATGCTGCTAGTCAC GGAGCAGCATATGTGGAATTTGATGTACATCTTTCTAAAGATCATGTGCCTATTGTATACCACGATCTCACATGTTGCATGGCCATGAAAAAG aaactggATACGGAGCCTTTGGAACTGTTTGAGATTGCAGTCAAAGAACTCACGTTTGATCAGCTGCAGTTATTGAAG CTGGCTCACGTGACTGCCCTGAAAGTAAAAGATCACAATG catcttttaaagatgaagaaaactctGCTTTTGAGACccagccttttccttctctgcagagg gtcCTGGAGTCTGTTTCTGAAGATGTTGGGTTCAacatagaaataaaatggatCTGCCAACAAAGG GATGGACAGTGGGATGGCAACTTGTCAACTTACTTTGATATGAACCTCTTTCTAGATATTATTCTAAAAACTGTTTTGATGAATGCCGGCAGAAGAAggattgtattttcttcttttaatgcAGATATTTGTACAAT gGTTCGGCATAAGCAAAACAAGTATCCTGTGTTATTTCTCACCCAAGGAGAATCTAAACTTTATCCAGAACTTATGGATCTTAGATCTCGTACAACTCCGATTGCCATTACTTTTGCACAGTTTGAAAACCTGCTG GGAATTAATGTGCACTCTGAAGACCTGCTGAGGAATCCATCGTTTATTAAAAGGGCCAAATCTAAAGGCCTAGTGATTTTCTCATGGGGTGATGATGCAAATGACCCAGATAACAGGAAGAAATTGAGAGAATATGGTGTTCATGGGCTAATATATGACAG GATATATGACTCGAATCCTGAACAACCAAATATATTCCAGGTGGAGCAGCTGGAACGGCTCAAGAAAGAATTACCAGAGTTGAAAAGCTGCGTGTGTCCCACAGTTAGCCACTTTAAATCCATATCTCCATGTAAATGCCATCATAATTGCCTGGAAGAGAAAGCTGTAGATAACTTGAAGAGCGTTCAAATGCAAAAGGACTGA
- the GPCPD1 gene encoding glycerophosphocholine phosphodiesterase GPCPD1 isoform X2, which translates to MTSSQVTFEVRGPSVPGEVFAICGSCSALGNWNPQVAVVLQTDDRQLWKATVELPRGVPVRYRYFKGYFLEPKTIDGPCEVIVHTWETHLQPRSITPLENEITIDDGYFGIRNGIETVDAGWLTCQTEIRLRLHYSEKPPVVISKKKFKTSRFRVKLTLEGLEEDEDDEEGQEKTSPTVPQKMANTVEFSLISNNEYKCRHSQPDCGYALQPDRWIEYTIQTMEPDNLELIFDFFEEDLGEKVVQGDVLPGHVGSACLLSSTIAELGKSAGILTLAIMSRNPRKTIGKVRVDYIIIKPIQGYTCDMKASYAKYWKPRTTLDVGHRGAGNSTTTAKLAKVQENTIASLRNAASHGAAYVEFDVHLSKDHVPIVYHDLTCCMAMKKKLDTEPLELFEIAVKELTFDQLQLLKLAHVTALKVKDHNASFKDEENSAFETQPFPSLQRVLESVSEDVGFNIEIKWICQQRDGQWDGNLSTYFDMNLFLDIILKTVLMNAGRRRIVFSSFNADICTMVRHKQNKYPVLFLTQGESKLYPELMDLRSRTTPIAITFAQFENLLGINVHSEDLLRNPSFIKRAKSKGLVIFSWGDDANDPDNRKKLREYGVHGLIYDRVEQNLVATCEDGRKTVS; encoded by the exons ATGACCTCTTCTCAAGTCACTTTTGAAGTAAGAGGACCATCAGTACCAG gAGAGGTTTTTGCAATATGCGGGAGCTGCAGTGCTTTAGGAAATTGGAATCCACAAGTTGCAGTGGTCCTCCAAACTGACGATCG tcaATTATGGAAAGCTACTGTAGAGCTTCCTAGAGGAGTTCCTGTTCGGTATCGGTATTTTAAAGGGTACTTCCTAGAACCTAAG ACTATCGATGGTCCCTGCGAAGTCATAGTTCACACGTGGGAGACTCATCTACAACCACGATCAATTACCCCTTTAG aaaatgaaattacaatTGACGATGGATACTTTGGAATCCGTA ATGGTATTGAAACTGTGGATGCTGGGTGGCTGACATGCCAAACAGAAATAAGATTACGTCTGCATTATTCTGAGAAACCACCTGTAGTGATATCgaagaagaaatttaaaacatcAAGGTTTAG AGTAAAATTGACTCTAGAAGGCCTAGAGGAAGATGAGGATGACGAAGAGGGCCAAGAGAAAACATCCCCTACTGTCCCTCAAAAAATGGCAAACACCGTGGAGTTCTCCTTAATAAGTAACAATGAATATAAATGTCGACACTCTCAGCCAGACTGTGGCTATGCTTTGCAGCCAGACCGATGGATAGAATACACTATACAAACCATGGAGCCTGATAACTTGGAATtaatctttgatttttttgag gaAGATTTAGGTGAGAAAGTAGTACAAGGCGATGTGCTCCCAGGTCATGTAGGTTCTGCCTGCCTCCTGTCATCCACAATTGCAGAACTCGGAAAGAGTGCTGGAATTCTTACGCTTGCTATTATGAGCAGAAATCCAAGGAAGACAATTGGAAAAGTTAGAG TGGACTACATAATCATTAAGCCGATCCAGGGATACACTTGTGACATGAAAGCTTCATATGCAAAATACTGGAAACCAAGAACAACTCTAGATGTTGGACACAGGGGAGCAGGAAATTCTACAACAACAGCTAA ACTTGCTAAAGTTCAAGAGAACACTATTGCCTCTCTGAGGAATGCTGCTAGTCAC GGAGCAGCATATGTGGAATTTGATGTACATCTTTCTAAAGATCATGTGCCTATTGTATACCACGATCTCACATGTTGCATGGCCATGAAAAAG aaactggATACGGAGCCTTTGGAACTGTTTGAGATTGCAGTCAAAGAACTCACGTTTGATCAGCTGCAGTTATTGAAG CTGGCTCACGTGACTGCCCTGAAAGTAAAAGATCACAATG catcttttaaagatgaagaaaactctGCTTTTGAGACccagccttttccttctctgcagagg gtcCTGGAGTCTGTTTCTGAAGATGTTGGGTTCAacatagaaataaaatggatCTGCCAACAAAGG GATGGACAGTGGGATGGCAACTTGTCAACTTACTTTGATATGAACCTCTTTCTAGATATTATTCTAAAAACTGTTTTGATGAATGCCGGCAGAAGAAggattgtattttcttcttttaatgcAGATATTTGTACAAT gGTTCGGCATAAGCAAAACAAGTATCCTGTGTTATTTCTCACCCAAGGAGAATCTAAACTTTATCCAGAACTTATGGATCTTAGATCTCGTACAACTCCGATTGCCATTACTTTTGCACAGTTTGAAAACCTGCTG GGAATTAATGTGCACTCTGAAGACCTGCTGAGGAATCCATCGTTTATTAAAAGGGCCAAATCTAAAGGCCTAGTGATTTTCTCATGGGGTGATGATGCAAATGACCCAGATAACAGGAAGAAATTGAGAGAATATGGTGTTCATGGGCTAATATATGACAG AGTTGAGCAAAACCTTGTAGCCACTTGTGAAGATGGCAGAAAAACTGTGTCCTGA